Proteins encoded within one genomic window of Granulicella pectinivorans:
- a CDS encoding site-specific tyrosine recombinase, giving the protein MNGAGNVRTVREYLGYLRVEKGLRPASCEAYGRDLEQFAEEVEGSGRLLVTARQEDVSAFMARQRGFGVESRSIARKLSCLKGFYKWLLIDKRIDYDPTLNIETPASWKVLPKSLAEVEVAEMLEKTGAAARVADADGLALRDHAILELLYAGGLRVGEICALRVEDLALDMARAMVRGKGDKERIVPLGRSAVEALERYIQLGRPSLLGAGAVQRALFVSVRGKALTRQWVWEMVRGMSGTGRKASPHMLRHSCATHMVEHGADLRSVQTLLGHADIATTQVYTHVAMERLKAVHRMHHPRGKRRVGVGNE; this is encoded by the coding sequence ATGAACGGTGCAGGGAATGTACGGACGGTGCGGGAGTACCTGGGATACCTGCGTGTGGAGAAGGGGCTGCGGCCGGCGTCGTGCGAGGCGTATGGGCGGGACCTGGAGCAGTTTGCGGAAGAGGTGGAGGGAAGCGGGCGGCTGTTGGTGACGGCTCGGCAGGAGGATGTGAGCGCGTTTATGGCGCGGCAACGCGGGTTTGGGGTGGAGTCGCGGTCGATTGCGCGGAAGCTGAGCTGTCTGAAGGGGTTTTATAAGTGGCTGCTGATCGATAAGAGGATCGACTACGATCCGACGCTGAATATCGAGACGCCGGCGAGCTGGAAGGTGCTGCCGAAGTCGCTGGCGGAGGTTGAGGTCGCGGAGATGCTCGAGAAGACGGGCGCGGCGGCGAGGGTGGCGGATGCGGATGGGCTGGCGCTGCGGGATCATGCGATTTTGGAGTTGTTATATGCAGGCGGGTTAAGGGTGGGGGAGATCTGCGCGCTGCGGGTGGAGGATCTGGCGCTCGATATGGCGCGGGCGATGGTGCGGGGGAAGGGCGATAAGGAGAGGATTGTGCCGCTGGGGCGGTCGGCGGTGGAGGCGCTGGAGCGGTACATCCAGCTGGGGAGGCCATCGCTGTTGGGAGCGGGGGCGGTGCAGAGGGCTTTGTTTGTGAGCGTGCGGGGGAAGGCGCTGACGCGGCAGTGGGTTTGGGAGATGGTGCGGGGGATGTCGGGGACGGGCAGGAAGGCTAGTCCGCATATGCTGCGGCATAGCTGCGCGACGCATATGGTCGAGCATGGGGCGGATTTGAGGAGCGTGCAGACGCTGCTGGGACATGCGGACATTGCGACGACGCAGGTGTATACGCATGTGGCGATGGAGAGGCTGAAGGCGGTGCATCGGATGCATCATCCGCGAGGGAAGAGGCGCGTGGGGGTGGGGAATGAGTAA
- a CDS encoding tyrosine-type recombinase/integrase, producing the protein MSKDSEFSMLAEGFLAMLSEERGASEHTVRAYAREIRSFAAYLDGQVGGRGIGAVLHLHIRAYLGDLYGRGLTQASAARALAAIRSWFKWMAKEGKVKQNPALLVSTPKLPKHLPRVPSAEEVNRVLNSLEEGVGVRARELGEDDNAEVAAWPERDRVIFELLYGCGIRNSELVGIDIGDIQWGNEAILVRGKGRKERYVPLGDEAAVAIRALLPLRAAKLEAAGKGSLVGEGPLVTNLRMRGDCRLTTRSVGRIVKAIALSRGLPADVHPHTLRHAFGTHMLEEGADLRAIQEMLGHERLSTTQRYTQLTVGQVQRVYEETHPRAR; encoded by the coding sequence ATGAGTAAGGACAGCGAGTTTTCCATGTTGGCGGAGGGATTTCTGGCGATGCTGTCGGAGGAGCGCGGGGCCTCGGAGCATACGGTGCGGGCGTATGCCCGGGAGATTCGGAGCTTTGCGGCGTATCTGGATGGGCAGGTGGGTGGCCGAGGGATTGGGGCGGTGCTGCATCTGCATATCCGGGCTTATCTGGGGGATCTCTATGGGCGGGGGCTGACGCAGGCGAGCGCGGCGAGGGCGCTGGCGGCGATTCGGAGCTGGTTCAAGTGGATGGCGAAAGAGGGGAAGGTGAAGCAGAATCCGGCGCTGCTGGTGTCGACGCCGAAGCTGCCGAAGCATCTGCCGCGGGTGCCGAGCGCGGAGGAGGTCAACCGGGTTCTGAACTCGCTGGAGGAGGGCGTGGGAGTGCGTGCGAGGGAGCTTGGGGAGGACGACAACGCTGAGGTTGCGGCGTGGCCGGAGCGGGATCGGGTAATCTTTGAGCTGTTGTATGGGTGCGGGATTCGGAACTCGGAGCTGGTGGGGATCGATATCGGGGATATCCAGTGGGGGAACGAGGCGATCCTGGTGAGGGGGAAGGGACGTAAGGAACGGTATGTGCCGCTGGGGGATGAGGCGGCGGTGGCGATTCGGGCTTTGCTGCCTTTGCGGGCGGCGAAACTGGAGGCTGCGGGGAAGGGCTCGCTGGTGGGAGAGGGGCCGTTGGTGACGAACCTGCGGATGCGGGGGGATTGCCGGTTGACGACGCGTTCGGTGGGACGGATTGTGAAGGCGATCGCGCTGAGCCGGGGTCTGCCGGCGGATGTGCATCCGCATACGCTCAGGCATGCGTTTGGGACGCACATGCTGGAGGAGGGTGCGGATCTCAGGGCGATCCAGGAGATGCTGGGGCACGAGAGGCTGTCGACGACGCAGCGGTATACGCAGTTGACGGTGGGTCAGGTGCAGAGGGTGTATGAGGAGACGCATCCGCGGGCTCGGTGA
- a CDS encoding HEAT repeat domain-containing protein encodes MPPKRAFDAELQALEALRQATPEEALPHLTKTLTHRNNFLVSKAATLAQHHNLTALAPNLAEAFPRFLADAPKSDPQCWAKNAIAKALAHFEYQDPDLYLIGMRHLQPEPVWGGNEDTAGPLRSTCALALVQCRTINSHKLLLHLIPLLADKELNVRVNAARAIEQTGTDSSALLLRLRAELASDSPELLGACYAGVLSLEGPSAIPWAARFLPPEDDAAAEAAMAIAQTHTPEAVDILKSTHKRARDPWFRKATLSALALTRQQSATDYLLHLIEQDTQTADAREALMLSAPSPETLSRLQQLAPNPNN; translated from the coding sequence ATGCCTCCCAAGCGCGCATTCGACGCCGAGCTCCAGGCCCTCGAAGCCCTCCGCCAAGCCACCCCCGAAGAAGCCCTCCCGCACCTCACCAAGACCCTCACCCACCGCAACAACTTCCTCGTCTCCAAAGCAGCCACCCTGGCCCAGCACCACAACCTGACCGCCCTGGCCCCCAACCTCGCAGAAGCCTTCCCCCGCTTCCTCGCAGACGCCCCCAAATCCGACCCGCAATGCTGGGCCAAGAACGCCATCGCCAAAGCCCTCGCCCACTTCGAGTACCAGGACCCCGACCTCTACCTCATCGGCATGCGCCACCTCCAGCCCGAGCCCGTCTGGGGCGGCAATGAGGACACCGCTGGCCCGCTGCGCAGCACCTGCGCCCTCGCGCTCGTCCAGTGCCGCACCATCAACTCCCACAAGCTCCTCCTGCACCTCATTCCACTTCTCGCCGACAAGGAACTCAACGTACGCGTCAACGCCGCCCGCGCCATCGAACAAACCGGTACCGACTCCTCCGCTCTACTCCTGCGACTGCGCGCCGAACTGGCCTCCGACTCCCCCGAGCTCCTCGGTGCATGCTACGCCGGCGTCCTCTCCCTCGAAGGCCCATCCGCCATCCCCTGGGCCGCCCGCTTCCTCCCACCCGAGGACGACGCCGCCGCCGAGGCCGCCATGGCCATCGCCCAGACCCACACCCCGGAAGCGGTAGACATCCTCAAATCCACCCACAAACGAGCCCGCGACCCCTGGTTCCGCAAAGCCACCCTGTCAGCCTTAGCCTTAACCCGCCAGCAGTCCGCGACCGACTATCTCCTTCACCTCATCGAGCAGGACACCCAGACCGCCGACGCGCGTGAAGCCCTCATGCTCTCGGCCCCATCCCCCGAAACGCTGTCCCGTCTCCAACAACTAGCCCCAAATCCGAACAACTAA
- a CDS encoding GGDEF domain-containing protein, giving the protein MSLAWFDHRTLLVCNVLVAILFSVLLLGVRWTYPRMRGATEAAIAFLICIPGGILMSAQTPTTHPILTVFADCSILIFYLLCYLAIVRFLIVPMSRLAWIVTLLSIASIAFFTFVHDSVIARMTTLGLSVAMLRLLTGITLLRYPVQRRLMRGFAAFMLLSSLIAFRNSYATALHGKAASFYPRGHVASEILLFAIVGFSLTGVFFLALFGDELTEIIGRRAQVDPLTGVLNRQGINVRFAAELDRATRNRLPLSILLIDIDFFKSINDTHGHLAGDKALGQVTLCILNEIRAYDLLGRFGGDEFMVLLPETSSIKAIEIAERIRSAPSKTSPMTLSIGVAEAILHERLATLVDRADAALYDAKRNGRNCIRTSR; this is encoded by the coding sequence ATGTCGCTCGCTTGGTTCGATCACAGAACGCTGCTCGTCTGTAACGTTCTCGTTGCAATTCTCTTCAGTGTCCTTCTCCTCGGCGTCCGCTGGACCTATCCACGCATGCGCGGAGCCACCGAAGCCGCCATCGCCTTCCTCATCTGCATCCCTGGCGGTATCCTCATGTCCGCCCAGACCCCGACCACTCACCCTATCCTCACCGTCTTCGCCGACTGCTCCATACTGATCTTCTACCTCCTCTGTTACCTCGCGATCGTCCGCTTCCTCATCGTGCCGATGTCCCGCCTCGCCTGGATCGTCACCCTTCTCTCCATCGCCTCCATCGCCTTCTTCACCTTCGTCCACGACAGCGTCATCGCCCGCATGACCACACTCGGCCTCTCCGTCGCCATGCTTCGCCTGCTCACAGGCATCACCCTGCTCCGCTACCCCGTCCAGCGCAGGCTCATGCGCGGATTCGCAGCCTTCATGCTCCTCTCTTCTCTCATCGCCTTCCGCAACAGCTATGCAACAGCCTTACACGGCAAAGCCGCCAGCTTCTACCCGCGCGGTCACGTCGCCAGCGAAATCCTTCTCTTCGCCATCGTCGGCTTCTCGCTCACCGGCGTCTTCTTCCTCGCCCTCTTCGGCGACGAACTCACCGAGATCATCGGCCGCCGCGCCCAGGTCGATCCCCTCACCGGCGTCCTCAACCGACAGGGCATCAACGTCCGCTTCGCCGCCGAGCTCGACCGTGCCACCCGCAACCGGCTACCCCTCTCGATCCTCCTCATCGACATCGACTTCTTCAAGTCCATCAACGACACCCACGGCCACCTCGCCGGAGACAAAGCCCTCGGTCAGGTCACGCTCTGTATCCTGAACGAGATCCGCGCCTACGATCTCCTGGGCCGCTTTGGCGGAGACGAGTTCATGGTGCTTCTCCCCGAAACCAGCTCGATCAAGGCCATCGAAATCGCCGAGCGCATCCGCTCCGCCCCCTCGAAAACCTCACCCATGACCCTCAGCATCGGCGTCGCCGAAGCCATCCTGCACGAACGTCTGGCCACCCTGGTCGACCGCGCCGACGCAGCCCTCTACGACGCCAAGCGCAACGGCCGCAACTGTATCCGCACCAGCCGCTAA